One genomic segment of Prochlorococcus marinus str. MIT 0919 includes these proteins:
- a CDS encoding glucokinase codes for MNLLAGDIGGTKTLLGIYTYKDGLKQLYKKKYSSKDWPSFNELLTDFIESLPGNLTLPKYGCIGVAGNLKDRIIKTTNLPWILNEEEIRLSSRLEKLGLVNDFSVLTYGIPFLKDKQYISIQNTKVINYNSNHSNNVFTIIGAGTGLGIARGVITEGGFISLPSEGGHKEFAARTNEEWDLTNWIKEYLSLERVSLERIVSGKGLGYIAIWRLLKSDGKGHPLRKFTIDPSKDELEKLPQLVSSYAQKGDKLMLQALHIWLSAYGSAVGDLALNELCTGGLWIAGGPASKNIDGITSATFKSAMTNKGRFSEFIKELPIFILTDPEIGLFSAACKAHLIASSSVKINSNKK; via the coding sequence ATGAATCTCTTAGCAGGCGATATAGGTGGCACTAAAACACTTCTTGGTATCTATACATATAAAGATGGTTTAAAGCAATTATATAAAAAGAAATACTCCTCTAAGGATTGGCCATCCTTTAACGAACTTCTTACTGATTTTATTGAATCTTTGCCTGGAAATCTTACACTTCCAAAATATGGATGCATTGGTGTAGCAGGTAACCTCAAAGATAGAATTATAAAAACAACTAATCTTCCATGGATATTAAACGAAGAAGAAATTAGGCTGTCATCTCGTCTTGAAAAGTTAGGTTTAGTAAACGACTTCTCAGTACTAACATATGGAATACCCTTCCTAAAGGATAAACAATATATAAGTATTCAAAATACTAAAGTTATAAATTACAATTCAAATCACAGTAATAATGTATTTACGATTATTGGTGCTGGAACTGGGCTTGGCATCGCAAGAGGAGTAATAACTGAAGGAGGTTTTATATCTCTTCCTAGTGAAGGTGGTCATAAAGAATTTGCTGCCAGAACAAATGAAGAGTGGGATTTAACTAATTGGATTAAAGAATACCTTTCTTTAGAAAGGGTTTCCCTTGAAAGAATTGTAAGTGGCAAAGGGCTTGGGTATATAGCAATTTGGAGATTATTAAAATCTGATGGAAAGGGACACCCTTTGAGAAAATTCACCATAGATCCCTCTAAAGATGAACTTGAAAAGTTACCACAACTAGTAAGTTCTTATGCGCAAAAAGGTGACAAATTAATGCTACAAGCTCTACATATTTGGCTAAGTGCTTATGGCTCAGCAGTTGGAGATCTTGCATTGAATGAACTTTGCACAGGTGGCCTATGGATAGCGGGAGGACCAGCTTCAAAAAATATAGATGGAATAACTTCTGCAACTTTTAAGTCAGCCATGACAAACAAGGGACGCTTTTCGGAGTTTATTAAAGAGCTACCTATATTTATTTTGACAGATCCCGAGATAGGTCTATTTAGTGCAGCGTGCAAAGCTCATTTAATAGCCAGCTCGAGTGTCAAAATAAATTCAAATAAAAAATAA
- a CDS encoding NAD(P)H-quinone oxidoreductase subunit 4, whose product MGAKMGIIAASQTQYPLLSAIVLVPAIGALILQIFQEDKNKNISIHRNLAIAFLATDFLLIIYAFLFSFDNKSSDLQLVERISWLPSIGLEWSLGTDGLSAPLVVLSGLITLLAALASWNITNKPKLYFSLLLIQASAQSLVFLSQDFLLFFLAWELELVPVYLLIAIWGGKKRLYAATKFILYTALASLLILISGLALALSGSDFTLNMTELTLRQPSGTFALLCYLGFLIGFGVKLPIFPLHTWLPDAHGEANAPVSMLLAGILLKMGGYALLRFNVQMFPETHLRFAPALIIIGIVNVIYGALNAFAQDNVKRRIACSSVSHMGFVLLGIGAVNALGLSGAMLQMISHGLIAASMFFITGSFYERTNTLSIPNMGGVAKVLPITFALFLISSLASLALPGMSGFVSEITVFLGITSQEGFTSVFRSITILFAAIGLVLTPIYLLSMCRRVFFGPRIPALATITEMNSRELSIGLSLLVPTLIIGFWPKVATNLFENSTNALANALEPQTLLSISQVIN is encoded by the coding sequence ATGGGCGCCAAAATGGGCATAATTGCTGCGTCCCAAACCCAATACCCTTTGCTCTCAGCAATAGTTCTTGTTCCTGCAATAGGAGCTCTCATATTGCAAATCTTCCAGGAAGATAAAAATAAGAATATTAGTATTCATAGAAATTTGGCAATAGCCTTTTTAGCAACTGACTTCTTGCTCATAATTTATGCTTTTCTCTTTTCATTTGACAACAAGTCAAGTGATCTTCAATTGGTTGAAAGGATTAGCTGGCTTCCTTCTATAGGGCTCGAGTGGTCGCTTGGCACAGATGGTCTATCAGCTCCTCTTGTGGTGTTAAGTGGTTTAATAACACTCCTTGCAGCATTAGCAAGCTGGAACATAACAAATAAGCCAAAGCTCTATTTCTCTTTACTGCTAATACAAGCTTCTGCCCAATCATTAGTATTCCTATCACAAGATTTTCTCCTATTTTTCCTAGCTTGGGAGCTAGAACTTGTACCTGTTTATCTCTTAATAGCTATATGGGGCGGAAAAAAAAGACTATATGCCGCAACTAAATTCATACTTTATACAGCTCTAGCCTCACTTTTAATTTTAATAAGTGGGCTTGCACTTGCACTGTCAGGTTCTGACTTCACCTTGAACATGACAGAGTTAACCTTAAGACAGCCTTCAGGAACTTTTGCTTTACTTTGTTACCTTGGATTTTTGATAGGTTTCGGTGTAAAACTTCCCATTTTCCCTTTACATACTTGGCTCCCAGATGCTCACGGTGAGGCAAACGCCCCAGTATCCATGCTTCTTGCAGGAATACTTTTAAAAATGGGTGGATATGCCTTGCTTAGGTTTAATGTACAGATGTTCCCAGAAACTCATTTGAGATTTGCGCCTGCATTAATAATAATTGGGATAGTAAATGTAATTTATGGTGCACTTAATGCATTTGCACAAGATAATGTAAAACGAAGAATTGCTTGTAGTTCAGTAAGTCATATGGGATTTGTTTTGTTAGGTATTGGTGCTGTAAATGCTCTAGGTCTTAGTGGGGCTATGCTGCAAATGATTAGCCATGGTCTTATTGCCGCTTCAATGTTTTTTATAACGGGTTCTTTCTACGAAAGGACAAATACTCTTTCTATACCAAATATGGGTGGTGTAGCAAAAGTACTTCCTATAACATTTGCATTATTTCTAATCAGTTCTTTAGCATCACTTGCTCTGCCAGGTATGAGTGGTTTCGTTAGTGAAATAACAGTTTTTTTAGGCATTACAAGCCAAGAAGGTTTTACATCTGTTTTTAGATCAATAACAATTTTATTTGCCGCAATCGGTCTCGTATTAACTCCAATATACCTTTTATCTATGTGCAGAAGAGTGTTTTTTGGGCCAAGGATACCAGCTTTGGCAACGATTACAGAAATGAATTCGAGAGAGTTATCAATAGGTCTTAGCCTTTTAGTTCCAACTTTAATAATTGGTTTCTGGCCTAAGGTTGCTACCAACTTATTTGAAAACTCTACAAATGCACTAGCAAATGCATTGGAGCCACAAACCTTATTATCAATAAGTCAAGTAATTAATTGA
- a CDS encoding esterase/lipase family protein, whose product MRFLKRPLVLIHGLWDTPSIFDRLIHCLDVPHRMIYAPHLPHQFGRRSIFELATDFESLICRRFANNVSIDILGFSMGGLIGRTWLQELGGANRTSRFISVGSPQNGTLTAQLVPSFIFPGIADMKLGSQLIISLDKSSHALDNVECISYFCGIDLMVFPGWRATLPCGETKSVPVLSHKALIARSTGVDSLVKEIFNTN is encoded by the coding sequence ATGCGCTTTTTAAAAAGGCCTTTGGTTCTAATACATGGGTTATGGGATACACCTTCAATTTTTGATCGTTTAATACATTGTTTAGATGTACCTCACCGAATGATTTATGCACCGCATTTGCCCCATCAATTTGGTAGAAGATCTATTTTTGAATTGGCTACAGATTTTGAATCTTTAATTTGTAGACGTTTTGCTAATAACGTCTCTATAGACATTCTTGGTTTCTCAATGGGTGGACTGATTGGAAGGACTTGGTTGCAAGAATTAGGTGGTGCTAATAGGACCAGTCGCTTTATAAGTGTTGGCTCACCACAGAATGGGACTCTTACTGCACAACTTGTTCCTTCTTTTATCTTCCCGGGTATTGCAGATATGAAACTAGGTAGTCAATTAATCATTTCTCTTGATAAGAGTTCACATGCTTTAGATAATGTTGAATGTATTAGTTATTTTTGCGGCATTGACTTAATGGTTTTTCCGGGTTGGCGAGCCACCCTTCCCTGTGGAGAAACTAAATCTGTTCCAGTTCTTTCTCATAAGGCATTAATTGCTCGTTCCACTGGAGTTGATTCTTTGGTAAAAGAAATCTTTAACACGAATTAA
- a CDS encoding M3 family metallopeptidase, giving the protein MNKKDLKAAILVGEGIPNYEEITPGQIKANLPNLLKKLSYDFKLQEQKIHTAIKTKTNEQEILNWENTMIPLYKIGESLRWSWGAVGHLNGVCNSEEMREVFASIQPDIVRFSNQIGQSQIIYEALIILKSERHQKLDDIQKRILDIELTKMSQRGVGLENSKKNEFNSNSERLAELSTLFSNNVLDSTKEWTLLIESPTEMDGIPLRTRKALSEAAKNSLPNLSNHSITSEQGPWLISLDMPTYISIITYANNRSLRERVFKAYVSRASNGDKNNKEIIEEILTLRTSQAKLLGYETWAEVSLANKMATDVNEVEVLLEELRAAAIKSAKKELKELTAIASKETHQDTYIIKPWDINYWSEKLKKEKFNLDSEYLRPWFPLPQVLNGLFKLSNRLFDITIKPANGNFPKWHKDVDLFDVYNSDNSKIASFYLDPYSRPQSKRGGAWMDECLTRDVLTNESITLPIAYLICNQTPPTVDTPSLMSFEEVETLFHEFGHGLQHMLTTVEEPQAAGINNVEWDAVELPSQFMENWCLEAKTIKDIAKHWQTGEELPEEEIKKLRLNKTFNAGLSTLRQIHFALTDIRLHSQWNKDLNITPDNFRREIAKTTTVCRPIPEDNFLCAFSHIFAGGYAAGYYSYKWAEVLSSDAFSAFEEVGIDHEDEIKAKGKKFRETVLSLGGSLHPSEVFRLFRGRSANTKALIRHTGL; this is encoded by the coding sequence ATGAATAAAAAAGATTTAAAAGCAGCCATTCTAGTTGGCGAGGGAATACCAAATTATGAAGAAATCACTCCCGGGCAAATAAAAGCTAATCTTCCAAATCTATTAAAAAAACTTTCTTACGATTTTAAATTGCAAGAACAAAAAATTCATACGGCTATTAAAACTAAAACCAACGAACAAGAAATTCTGAATTGGGAAAATACAATGATACCTCTCTACAAAATAGGTGAATCTCTTCGATGGAGTTGGGGTGCTGTTGGACATCTAAATGGTGTATGTAATTCGGAAGAGATGCGAGAAGTATTTGCCAGTATACAGCCAGATATTGTACGTTTCTCTAATCAAATTGGACAAAGCCAAATAATATATGAAGCGTTAATTATACTTAAGTCAGAAAGGCATCAAAAACTTGATGATATTCAAAAACGTATCTTAGATATTGAATTGACGAAGATGAGTCAAAGGGGTGTAGGATTAGAGAATTCAAAGAAAAATGAGTTCAATTCCAATAGTGAAAGGCTAGCAGAATTATCAACTTTATTTAGCAATAATGTACTTGACTCTACAAAAGAATGGACTCTATTAATTGAGAGCCCTACTGAGATGGATGGAATACCACTTAGGACTCGAAAGGCACTTTCAGAAGCGGCAAAAAACTCTCTCCCAAATTTATCAAATCACTCAATTACCTCAGAACAAGGCCCCTGGCTAATTAGTTTAGATATGCCAACATATATATCTATAATCACATATGCAAACAACAGATCTTTACGGGAGAGGGTATTTAAGGCATACGTCAGTAGAGCCAGTAATGGAGATAAAAATAATAAAGAAATAATTGAAGAAATCCTTACCCTGAGAACTAGCCAAGCAAAACTTCTTGGTTATGAAACATGGGCCGAAGTTAGTCTCGCAAATAAAATGGCAACCGATGTAAATGAAGTAGAGGTATTACTAGAAGAATTGCGAGCTGCAGCGATTAAATCAGCAAAAAAGGAACTTAAAGAACTTACTGCTATCGCATCAAAAGAAACACATCAAGACACTTACATTATTAAGCCTTGGGATATTAACTATTGGTCAGAAAAACTAAAAAAAGAAAAATTTAATTTGGACTCAGAATATTTAAGGCCATGGTTTCCCCTTCCTCAAGTACTAAATGGCCTTTTTAAACTCAGCAATCGACTTTTTGACATCACAATCAAACCTGCTAATGGAAACTTCCCTAAATGGCATAAAGATGTTGATCTATTTGACGTATATAATTCCGACAATTCAAAAATAGCTTCCTTCTATCTTGATCCATATTCCAGACCTCAAAGCAAACGAGGAGGAGCATGGATGGATGAATGTCTAACGAGAGACGTATTAACTAATGAATCCATAACTTTACCAATTGCCTATTTAATATGCAACCAAACACCACCAACAGTAGACACGCCTAGTCTTATGAGCTTTGAAGAAGTGGAGACGCTTTTTCATGAATTTGGTCATGGGCTACAGCATATGCTTACAACCGTTGAAGAGCCACAAGCTGCAGGTATTAACAATGTCGAATGGGATGCAGTTGAATTACCAAGTCAATTTATGGAAAATTGGTGTTTAGAGGCCAAAACAATTAAAGATATTGCTAAGCACTGGCAAACAGGAGAGGAATTACCAGAAGAAGAAATAAAGAAATTGAGATTAAACAAAACTTTCAATGCAGGCTTATCGACTTTACGGCAAATACATTTTGCCTTGACCGATATAAGGCTACATAGTCAATGGAATAAAGACCTTAATATAACCCCTGACAACTTTAGGAGGGAGATTGCAAAGACGACAACTGTATGTAGGCCTATCCCCGAAGATAATTTTCTATGCGCCTTTAGTCATATATTTGCTGGAGGATATGCAGCAGGTTACTATTCTTACAAATGGGCGGAAGTGCTTAGCTCAGACGCTTTTTCAGCTTTTGAAGAAGTGGGAATAGATCATGAAGATGAAATCAAAGCTAAAGGCAAAAAATTCCGTGAAACGGTCTTAAGTCTTGGTGGGAGCCTACACCCATCTGAAGTATTCAGGCTATTCAGAGGTAGGTCAGCTAATACCAAGGCCTTAATTAGACACACTGGGCTTTAA
- a CDS encoding glutamate-5-semialdehyde dehydrogenase, whose product MNDSHKVPEPSDELLELALSTRKASISLGQSGNTTRQEALKAIADSLRDKAKEIIDANQQDVKSSLEAGLSQSLLSRLKLTDRKLEAAIEGVRKVSLLPDPVGICQLKRELYKDLCLERRTVPLGVLGVIFEARPDAMIQIASLAIRSGNSAILKGGSEAKRTNQAIMTAIQYGLNNSSVSSKSICLLTTREESMALLRMEGLVDLIIPRGSNELVKFIQDNTRIPVLGHADGICHLYVDSSADLTKALKIAVDSKCQYPAACNTIETLLVHKDIAPSFLAEAIPAFNKSEVKLLGDKMACSFGVLEEAHRSDWSTEYLDLVLSIKVVETIDDAIQHINRYGSRHTESIVAEDKNAADKFLHSVDSSGVYHNCSTRFADGFRYGFGAEVGISTQTLPPRGPVGLEGLVTYRYYLRGDGHIAGDFASGSKEFIHRDLQL is encoded by the coding sequence ATGAATGATTCTCATAAGGTACCTGAACCGTCTGACGAGCTCCTCGAATTAGCTCTTTCAACAAGAAAGGCTTCGATCTCTTTGGGACAGAGTGGGAATACTACAAGGCAAGAAGCCTTAAAAGCGATTGCAGATTCCTTAAGAGACAAGGCCAAAGAAATCATTGATGCCAATCAGCAAGACGTAAAAAGTTCTTTAGAGGCTGGTCTAAGTCAGTCCCTGTTGTCAAGGTTAAAGCTCACCGACAGGAAGTTAGAAGCAGCTATAGAAGGCGTTAGGAAAGTATCACTCCTGCCTGATCCCGTTGGTATATGTCAGCTAAAACGCGAACTTTATAAAGACCTATGTCTTGAAAGGCGTACTGTGCCTTTGGGTGTCCTTGGGGTTATTTTTGAAGCTAGACCTGATGCGATGATTCAGATAGCTTCGCTAGCCATTCGGTCTGGTAATTCGGCGATCCTTAAGGGAGGTAGTGAAGCGAAACGTACAAACCAGGCAATTATGACTGCTATTCAGTATGGGTTAAATAACTCCTCTGTTAGCTCAAAATCTATATGCTTACTTACTACTCGTGAGGAAAGTATGGCACTACTTCGAATGGAAGGATTAGTTGATTTGATTATTCCACGTGGAAGTAATGAATTAGTTAAATTTATTCAAGACAATACAAGAATCCCAGTACTAGGTCATGCAGATGGTATTTGTCACTTATATGTCGATTCCTCAGCAGATTTGACCAAGGCATTGAAGATTGCCGTTGATAGTAAATGTCAATACCCTGCGGCATGCAATACTATTGAAACATTATTAGTTCATAAAGACATAGCACCTTCGTTTCTTGCAGAAGCTATACCTGCCTTCAATAAATCAGAAGTAAAGCTTTTAGGGGATAAAATGGCTTGTTCTTTTGGTGTTTTGGAAGAAGCACATAGAAGTGATTGGTCAACAGAGTATCTAGATTTAGTTCTTTCAATAAAAGTTGTTGAGACTATTGATGATGCAATTCAACATATAAATCGTTATGGATCACGTCATACCGAATCAATCGTTGCAGAAGATAAAAATGCCGCTGATAAGTTCCTTCATTCAGTTGATAGTTCAGGTGTATATCATAATTGTTCTACACGCTTTGCAGATGGTTTTCGTTATGGTTTTGGGGCCGAGGTAGGTATTAGTACACAGACACTTCCTCCGCGAGGGCCTGTTGGTTTAGAAGGGCTTGTTACTTATCGCTACTACTTAAGAGGCGATGGACATATTGCTGGTGACTTTGCGTCTGGTAGTAAAGAATTTATTCATAGGGACCTTCAATTGTGA
- the thrB gene encoding homoserine kinase, which produces MVQPVIGKKVFVEVPSTTANLGPGFDCLGAALDLKNIFSIQRIDGDCERFELIMESTEGNHLRGGPENLFYKAAQRVWQAAEVEPFALEARVKLAVPPARGLGSSATAIVAGLVGANALIDCPLSKEKLLELAIDIEGHPDNVVPSLLGGLCFTAKGASDQWRIVRCEWDSSIKVVVAIPSLRLSTSEARRVMPKDVPISDAVTNLGSLTLLLNGLRTGKGDLIAEGMHDRLHEPYRWKLIKGGLAVREAAINSGALGCAISGAGPSILALYKDDLGKRISHAMVKAWEVEGVASRAPLLSLQTSGSSWYK; this is translated from the coding sequence ATGGTTCAGCCGGTCATAGGCAAAAAAGTATTTGTTGAAGTTCCATCTACAACGGCAAATCTTGGACCAGGGTTTGACTGTCTTGGGGCGGCTTTAGATCTAAAAAATATTTTTTCGATCCAACGGATTGACGGTGATTGTGAAAGATTTGAATTAATTATGGAAAGTACAGAAGGTAATCATTTGCGAGGAGGTCCTGAGAACCTCTTTTACAAAGCTGCTCAAAGAGTATGGCAGGCTGCTGAAGTTGAGCCTTTTGCATTAGAAGCACGTGTAAAGCTTGCTGTACCTCCTGCAAGAGGCCTTGGAAGTAGTGCCACTGCAATTGTTGCAGGCCTAGTCGGGGCAAATGCACTGATTGATTGCCCCTTGAGCAAAGAAAAGCTTCTTGAACTTGCAATAGATATAGAAGGTCATCCAGACAATGTAGTGCCATCTTTATTAGGAGGACTATGTTTTACGGCCAAAGGAGCCTCTGATCAATGGAGAATAGTTAGATGCGAATGGGATAGTTCAATTAAGGTTGTTGTTGCGATACCTTCATTGAGACTTAGTACCAGTGAAGCTCGAAGGGTAATGCCCAAGGATGTCCCAATAAGTGATGCTGTTACAAATTTAGGATCTCTTACTCTTCTACTAAATGGATTGAGAACCGGCAAAGGAGATTTAATAGCTGAAGGTATGCATGACAGACTGCATGAACCATACAGATGGAAGTTAATAAAAGGAGGTCTGGCAGTAAGAGAGGCGGCTATTAATTCAGGAGCTCTTGGCTGCGCAATAAGTGGAGCAGGTCCAAGCATTCTCGCCTTATACAAAGATGATCTAGGCAAACGCATTAGTCATGCGATGGTAAAAGCATGGGAAGTCGAAGGAGTTGCTAGCAGAGCGCCTCTTTTAAGTCTTCAAACCTCAGGCAGCAGCTGGTATAAATAA
- a CDS encoding dihydroneopterin aldolase codes for MNSLSNSGCINVQGLNLWAHVGALEKERTLGQYFSLDFCVWIDLENVLLDDDVSSTADYSIAIKGLQELSFTIECNTIEKFSEAILNYLESLYGLVPVKVCLTKCSPPISGFSGKVSVYRTRNFQSDEKCAF; via the coding sequence GTGAATAGTCTTAGCAATTCAGGATGTATAAACGTTCAGGGTTTGAATCTTTGGGCGCATGTAGGTGCTTTAGAGAAAGAACGTACTTTAGGACAATACTTCTCCCTAGATTTTTGTGTTTGGATAGATTTAGAGAATGTCTTGTTAGATGATGATGTCTCTTCAACTGCAGATTATAGTATTGCAATAAAGGGATTGCAGGAGCTTTCCTTTACCATTGAATGCAACACTATTGAGAAATTTAGTGAGGCAATTTTAAATTACTTAGAAAGCTTGTATGGTTTGGTGCCAGTTAAAGTCTGTCTCACAAAATGTAGCCCACCTATAAGTGGCTTTTCTGGGAAGGTGTCTGTTTATAGAACAAGAAATTTTCAATCTGATGAAAAATGCGCTTTTTAA